One segment of Theobroma cacao cultivar B97-61/B2 chromosome 9, Criollo_cocoa_genome_V2, whole genome shotgun sequence DNA contains the following:
- the LOC18591078 gene encoding transcription repressor OFP17 has translation MKAFVAFKSKLFNPCRKLVRNFRFKLKRPVFLRALRTHPQHAKVRKAPKRSPTSALLSVFRSLRQSRRMDKLAEFQSFSEAARDRLLFPSPLTPAYVKVGGSSKMGSSGFDDLEDACRSFENYLVEMIVEEGKVSDLMDVEELLYCWKNLTCPVFIDLVSRFYGELCADLFSADDDNVDSP, from the coding sequence ATGAAAGCATTTGTTGCCTTCAAATCCAAGCTTTTCAACCCATGCAGAAAACTTGTCCGAAACTTCAGGTTCAAGCTCAAGAGGCCAGTATTTCTAAGAGCTCTTAGAACCCATCCTCAGCATGCCAAAGTCAGAAAAGCTCCTAAAAGAAGTCCTACTTCTGCATTATTATCTGTTTTTCGCTCTCTAAGACAGTCCAGGAGGATGGATAAACTTGCAGAGTTTCAAAGCTTTTCCGAGGCAGCGCGCGATAGGCTGCTCTTCCCCTCACCCCTCACACCAGCTTATGTGAAGGTTGGAGGTTCCAGTAAAATGGGATCCTCCggttttgatgatttggaagATGCATGCAGGAGTTTTGAGAATTATTTAGTTGAGATGATTGTTGAAGAAGGGAAAGTGAGCGATTTGATGGATGTGGAAGAGCTCCTATATTGTTGGAAGAACTTGACATGCCCTgtctttattgatttggtttcTCGATTCTATGGCGAGCTATGCGCAGACTTATTTTCCGCTGATGATGACAATGTTGATAGTCCCTAG
- the LOC18591079 gene encoding transcription repressor OFP4, with product MGNYRFRFSDMMPNAWFYKLKDMSKTRKQHRSHPLKKKPPPSSSSSQKPHDSKPRSYYFTTEPIKAGRFYNSPVHLEASGTRFPDPPRKSLKRRGRRRTVYKPSPRVVSSVSAGFSCHAVLNSVPTNSSLTQSPDYSLSPFESSPEPESLLSESEDDDFFAPAESYDLPVSYSKSYNCKLSSSTTDIIIDMNNESHATKFDMVDGFDAISELELPPILTKPAKCNQKADEVTKLTTSSTRLEETKARRLVSVKIVKEESIRTQKEPRGSPLVRKSFANSPGIRLRANSPRIASKKIQAYARKSVSSSTYLKSRNRSIAGSLAVVKSSLDPQRDFRDSMVEMIVENNIRASKDLEDLLACYLSLNSNQYHDLIIEAFEQIWLDMTNLRL from the coding sequence ATGGGTAATTACAGGTTCAGGTTCTCAGATATGATGCCAAATGCCTGGTTTTACAAGCTCAAAGACATGAGCAAAACCCGAAAGCAACACCGGTCTCACCCACTGAAGAAAAAACCTCCCccatcatcttcatcatcacaAAAACCCCACGATTCGAAGCCAAGATCCTATTACTTCACCACCGAACCTATCAAAGCTGGCAGATTCTACAATTCACCTGTGCATCTTGAAGCCTCGGGCACTCGTTTTCCTGATCCACCAAGAAAATCATTGAAGAGAAGAGGCAGAAGAAGAACCGTTTACAAGCCTTCTCCCAGAGTTGTCTCCTCTGTCTCTGCGGGTTTTAGCTGTCATGCCGTACTTAACTCAGTCCCGACCAACTCTAGTCTAACTCAGTCTCCTGACTACTCTCTTTCTCCATTCGAAAGTTCCCCTGAACCCGAGTCTCTTCTATCAGAATCAGAGGATGATGACTTTTTCGCTCCTGCTGAGTCATATGATCTACCAGTCTCATACTCGAAATCTTACAACTGTAAACTCAGTTCTTCAACCACTGATATCATCATCGACATGAATAACGAGTCTCATGCAACGAAATTTGACATGGTGGATGGATTTGACGCAATCTCTGAACTCgagcttcctccaatattGACAAAGCCAGCAAAGTGCAATCAAAAGGCAGATGAAGTCACCAAGTTGACGACAAGTTCAACTAGATTAGAGGAGACTAAAGCACGCCGGCTTGTTTCTGTCAAAATTGTTAAAGAAGAGAGCATTCGGACTCAAAAAGAACCAAGGGGTAGTCCTCTTGTGAGAAAGTCATTTGCTAATTCGCCCGGAATAAGGCTTCGGGCAAATTCTCCAAGAATTGCAAGCAAGAAGATTCAAGCTTATGCACGAAAGAGCGTATCATCCAGTACGTACCTAAAGTCTAGGAATAGAAGCATTGCAGGAAGTTTAGCAGTCGTCAAGTCCTCGCTTGATCCACAAAGAGACTTCAGGGATTCCATGGTTGAGATGATTGTGGAGAATAACATTCGGGCATCAAAAGATTTGGAAGATCTTCTTGCTTGTTATCTTTCACTCAATTCTAATCAATACCACGATCTTATCATTGAGGCGTTTGAGCAAATCTGGCTTGATATGACTAACCTACGCTTGTAA